The DNA sequence GTCCCAGCCCGAGCCACTTGCGCAGGTCCTCGGCGTGCCGTTCTGCGAGTTCGACGACATCGCCTTGATCGATGCCCCGTTCCGGTGGGTAATTCGTTTTCCTTCGGATACCGAGGACATTCTCGATTTCGATATCGGCCTTTATAAGGTCGTTCAGCACTCCAATGGCTTGGAGGGTATGTTCGTCTTCGGATTCCCGTAGCCTGCGGAACCGGGGTATGAGGTTGGTATGGACAGCTTCACGGCGCAGCAGCGCATTGACGGACATGCCATAGAGTTGCGCGAGCTTCTGGATTTCTTGAATTCTGACTTTTCGAACGCCCTGTTCAATCGATACAAGCGTTGGCCTCGACGTGCCGATAGCCTCGGCCGCACGCTCCTGCTTCACTCCGGCAGTCTCGCGGGCGAGCCGGAGCCGCCGACCAAGTTCCTGCGCGCTGATTTCGACCAGGTCAGTCATTGAGGCCTCCCAACCACTTTAGAAGGAAGCTTTGCTCGCCCCGGGAAGCGAGGAATGCGACCCATTCGTCGGCATGCTGCTTTAATAATAGTCTCAAATTTTTGTTCGTTTCGTTGTTCGTTTCGCCCAGAGCGGTCGCCACTTCCGATACATGGACGCGAATTTTCCCGTCGTCCCAAACGGCCATTTCTGCCAAATCCTGGAAGTGGCGAACGCCGGCGGTCCCGTATTCAATCATGATCTCCCGGTCTACCTCGCTCGCGATGGTCGCTAAGGCCTCTGCGGCAGAAGGGGTGCCGAGATCGGAAATGACGTAGGCACCGTCGTGTTCGGTTACGCCGGCTGCGTACAGACTCATGCGGCGAAGCAGGCAGGCCGCGCACAGGCCGCACTGTTTGCGGCCGCCGACATTGACGATACTCCGTTGTTGCCAGCAGGAACGGGTGTTTCTGAGATGGTCATCATCCCGCGAGGGAAGTGCCAGAAACGCTTTGAGGGTCTGAGCCTTGGTGGACCACAGGCGAGGCTGCTCAAATCGGACTCCGCTACCCAGCGAGAGGTCTAGAAATTTTTCCATCAGTCGGAAGAAAACGGGATGATTGCGATAATCGCGGTAGACGCCGTAGGGAGGCAGAAATGCTGGGCCAAGTGCGCCCTGTCCGCTTTCGGGAACGACCACCCGTTCGATTTTGGCTAGATGTGCAGCGACCGCCGTGATTGCCGCGAATTGGAAACCACGCGAGCGAAAGCTGCTTTCCCGGCCACGGCTACTGCGGACCTTAAATGGAATCCTGTCGAAATGACTATCTCCATCGGCCCTACGCTGACGGTTGCCCGACACACGGATGCACAGCACTTTTCCGGCGGGGTCGCACAGCGAGGCGACGGCGCGAGAATCCAGCCCGTCGCTATAGGCGAT is a window from the Sphingobium sp. V4 genome containing:
- a CDS encoding 7-cyano-7-deazaguanine synthase, with amino-acid sequence MNKRLFVAEHGDDAISQPPIGAIVAEIGTEIVFDPSGLDRYNVKGFEPCHYDLLVICAAIELADRRWKRPQTWKRSLELSIPVIDLKRWNRGDVQEALKATLSKLTGDRWHFHFREANSHAPIGSRQRPLVFDERWKFAIAYSDGLDSRAVASLCDPAGKVLCIRVSGNRQRRADGDSHFDRIPFKVRSSRGRESSFRSRGFQFAAITAVAAHLAKIERVVVPESGQGALGPAFLPPYGVYRDYRNHPVFFRLMEKFLDLSLGSGVRFEQPRLWSTKAQTLKAFLALPSRDDDHLRNTRSCWQQRSIVNVGGRKQCGLCAACLLRRMSLYAAGVTEHDGAYVISDLGTPSAAEALATIASEVDREIMIEYGTAGVRHFQDLAEMAVWDDGKIRVHVSEVATALGETNNETNKNLRLLLKQHADEWVAFLASRGEQSFLLKWLGGLND